CTGTGTCGGACTTGTGGCCTCTTTTATGCTGGCAGCGTGCGGTGGCGGCTCTTCTGTAGATGAGAATGCTGTTGGCAGTGAATATTCTGTGGAATCGGGTACGCTCAGAGATTTGCGAGACAACCAGACTTATAATGTGGCTGTTATCGGTAAACAAACTTGGATGGCTGAAAATCTGAATTACGAGACGGAAAGCAGCGTTCAGTATCCTGACTACGACGGAAATTCCCGAGAAAAGTATGGTCGCCTCTACCATTGGGAAGAAGCAATGACCGTATGCCCGACTGGCTGGCGTCTGCCTGAAGAATCCGATTGGAATGCCTTGCTTGCGTTTATTGGCGATTCAACTACTGCGGGCACGAGGCTCAAGGCGACGCATGATTGGGACAAGCATAAAAGTGATGTTGCTGGTACGGACCAGTACGGCTTTGCCGCATTACCTGGAGGTGCTTCCCATGTGAATGGATACGGCGTCAGATCTTTCAGCGATAACGGAGCGTTCTTCTGGAGCGCTACCGAGAGCAGTGATGTAAGGGCCATTCTCTTCGTGATGCATTTCGAAAAAGAAATCGTTGAAAGCGCTCACTTTCCCAAGGAGACTTGGCTTAGCGTTCGCTGCATCAAGAAGGATTAGCTAACAAATCGTCTTTAATGCGTCTTCTGCAATCTGCTTGGGCGTGAGGCGGTTCCTTTCCATCAACTCGCCGTAGGGCACCTTGTCGTAGAATTCCTTCTTGAGACCTTTCACGAGTACGCGCATGTCGGTGTTGCCGTAGAAGCGTGCAATCTTTTCGCCGAAGCCACCGTCGATAACGCCGTTTTCGAGCGTTACGACCACCTGATGGTCAGCGCACAGTCCTTCCAACACTTCGCGGTCCACACCCGTTGCAAATCGCGGGTTGATGATCGTCGCGTCGATTCCTTGCTTTGCAAGTTCTGCCGCGGCTTCTTCGGCGAGGGCATAGTAGCTGCCGAGACCGATTAATGCCACCTTGCTCCCGCGCTTGTCAACCTTGAATGTGTTCAGCTTGGAATAATCCGAGTCGAATTTTACGCTGCGGTGTGCGACTCCGTTCGGGATGCGGATGGCCATCGGGTGCGCGGTCTGTTCGATCGCGAAATCCATCATGGCGATTGCTTCTTCCACGCAAGTGGGGCAGAGGTACACCAGGTTCGGAATATTGCTCATCATCGGGATGTCGAAAATGCAGAGGTGCGTGGTGTCGTTCATGCCGTCGGCGCCGGACATGGTAATGAGCAGTGTGGCCGGGTTGTTGTTCGCGCACAGGTCCTGCGAAAGCTGGTCGTAGGTGCGCTGGATAAACGTGCTGTGCGTGCTGTACACGGGCTTTGCGCCGCCCTTCGCGAGTCCGGAGGCGAGTGCCACCGCGTGTTCTTCGGCGATGCCCACGTCAATGAACTGCTTGCCCGCCGCTTTACGCTGCTCGGCAAAGAAGCCGATACCTGCGGGTACTGCGGAATGGATTACGACGACTTTCGGGTCGGCCTTGATTTTCTTCATCAGGTATTCGCCGAGAATGTTGCCGTACGATTCGCCGTTGCCCCAGTTGACGACACCGGTCGGGATGTCGAACGGTGCGGCCCAATGGAAACCTTCCTTCGCATTTTCAGCGAAGCTGTAGCCCTTGCCCTTGAGCGTGTGGATATGAACGACCACGGGCTTCGCGGAATCCTTCACCTGCTTGAATGCGGCGATAAGCGATTCGATGTCGTTACCTTGTTCTACATACAGGTAGTCAAAGCCGAGGCTCTTGAAGTAGTTGTTTTCGCTTTTGCCCTGCGTGGCGCGGAGTTCTGCGAGACTCCCATAAAGGCCGCCGTGGTTTTCGGCGATGGACATCTCGTTATCGTTCACGACTACGATAAAGTTGGTAGCGTATTCGCCGGCGTTATCAAGGCCTTCGAACGCTTCGCCGCCGCTGAGCGAACCGTCGCCGATGACGGCGATGACGTTGCCCTTTTCGCCCTTGATATCGCGGGCGGTTGCAAGCCCGAGTGCAAGGCTCACGGAAGTCGAAGTGTGGCCAATCATGAACTGGTCGTGTTCACTTTCGCAGGGTTCGGTGTAGCCGGTAACGCTCCAGTACTTTTCCGGATTCAGGAACGCCTCGGCGCGGCCAGTGAGAATCTTGTGTGTGTAACTTTGGTGGCTAACGTCATAGACAATCTTGTCCTTGGGCGATTCAAATACATAGTGCAGTGCGATGGTCGGCTCCACGAATCCGAGGTTCGGGCCCAGGTGTCCGCCGCAGTGTGAAATCTTGTTGATGAGGGCTGTGCGGATTTCAGCCGCGAGTGCCTTGAGGCTTTCCATGTCCATCTTTTTCACATCTGCAGGGGATGCAATCTTTTCCATCAGCATAAAGTACCGCCTAGGGGTTTAAAGTGATTCAAGATAAATATACAACAAAGGGGGTGTTTTTCGCCCTCAAAAAAGAAAATTTTTGGTTCGTTCTGGAAACAGGGGCTATAAAAAAGTGTATATTCTTTTCGAGACACTTCAACCAAGAGAGGAATTTATGGCAAACAAGTACGCCGGAACCCAGACCGAAAAGAACCTCCAGGCCGCCTTCGCAGGCGAATCCCAGGCTCGCAACAAGTACACCTACTTTGCAAGCTGCGCCAAGAAAGAAGGCTTCGAACAGATCGCAGAAATCTTCCTGAAGACAGCCGAAAACGAAAAGGAACACGCCAAGCTGTGGTTCAAGGAATTGGACGGTATCGGTGACACCGCTGCTAACCTGAAGGCTGCTGCCGACGGCGAAAATTACGAATGGACCGACATGTACGAAGACTTCGCAAAGACTGCCGAAGCCGAAGGCTTTGCCGCTCTCGCCAAGAAGTTCCGCATGGTCGCCGCTATCGAAAAGCGCCACGAAGAACGTTACCGCGCTCTCCTCAAGAACGTGGAAACCGCGGCCGTGTTCGAAAAGAGCGAAGTCAAGGTGTGGGAATGCCGCAACTGCGGTCACATCGTAGTTGGCACCAAGGCTCCGGCCGCATGCCCCGTGTGCGCCCACCCGCAGTCCTTCTTCGAAGTGACCGCTGAAAACTATTAAGACCGCTCGGCTCTATCGCATCAACAAGAATGTGATATCGCCTCGCTCTCGCAACCACGCCTCGTTAATACGAGGCGTTTGTTGCTCACAAACAATGCTGCATTTAATAGCAACAAGAAAAACCCCGCGATTGTATCGCGGGGCGTTTTTGTAAGAACGAAAACCACCAGCTAGGCTGGTGGTTCTAAAGAAGCCTTCTGGCGGTGCTGAAAAAAAGAAATCCTTTGATTATAATTGAAA
Above is a genomic segment from Fibrobacter sp. UWT2 containing:
- a CDS encoding fibrobacter succinogenes major paralogous domain-containing protein → MLAACGGGSSVDENAVGSEYSVESGTLRDLRDNQTYNVAVIGKQTWMAENLNYETESSVQYPDYDGNSREKYGRLYHWEEAMTVCPTGWRLPEESDWNALLAFIGDSTTAGTRLKATHDWDKHKSDVAGTDQYGFAALPGGASHVNGYGVRSFSDNGAFFWSATESSDVRAILFVMHFEKEIVESAHFPKETWLSVRCIKKD
- a CDS encoding 1-deoxy-D-xylulose-5-phosphate synthase; translation: MLMEKIASPADVKKMDMESLKALAAEIRTALINKISHCGGHLGPNLGFVEPTIALHYVFESPKDKIVYDVSHQSYTHKILTGRAEAFLNPEKYWSVTGYTEPCESEHDQFMIGHTSTSVSLALGLATARDIKGEKGNVIAVIGDGSLSGGEAFEGLDNAGEYATNFIVVVNDNEMSIAENHGGLYGSLAELRATQGKSENNYFKSLGFDYLYVEQGNDIESLIAAFKQVKDSAKPVVVHIHTLKGKGYSFAENAKEGFHWAAPFDIPTGVVNWGNGESYGNILGEYLMKKIKADPKVVVIHSAVPAGIGFFAEQRKAAGKQFIDVGIAEEHAVALASGLAKGGAKPVYSTHSTFIQRTYDQLSQDLCANNNPATLLITMSGADGMNDTTHLCIFDIPMMSNIPNLVYLCPTCVEEAIAMMDFAIEQTAHPMAIRIPNGVAHRSVKFDSDYSKLNTFKVDKRGSKVALIGLGSYYALAEEAAAELAKQGIDATIINPRFATGVDREVLEGLCADHQVVVTLENGVIDGGFGEKIARFYGNTDMRVLVKGLKKEFYDKVPYGELMERNRLTPKQIAEDALKTIC
- the rbr gene encoding rubrerythrin, with amino-acid sequence MANKYAGTQTEKNLQAAFAGESQARNKYTYFASCAKKEGFEQIAEIFLKTAENEKEHAKLWFKELDGIGDTAANLKAAADGENYEWTDMYEDFAKTAEAEGFAALAKKFRMVAAIEKRHEERYRALLKNVETAAVFEKSEVKVWECRNCGHIVVGTKAPAACPVCAHPQSFFEVTAENY